The Porphyrobacter sp. HT-58-2 genome has a window encoding:
- a CDS encoding ribbon-helix-helix domain-containing protein, with the protein MNRFANLADRTPKDEAKATAPASAQPIAQIPTPPSRVGRKAISGYFAPELSLALHTCARRHGLSLQDLMAEAFDDVLRKYGESPIGR; encoded by the coding sequence ATGAACCGCTTCGCCAACCTTGCCGATCGCACGCCCAAGGATGAGGCAAAGGCTACCGCGCCCGCCTCGGCACAACCCATCGCTCAGATCCCCACCCCGCCGAGCCGCGTCGGTCGCAAGGCAATCTCTGGCTACTTCGCGCCTGAGCTGTCGCTGGCGCTGCACACCTGCGCCCGCCGTCATGGTCTCAGCCTTCAGGACCTCATGGCCGAAGCCTTCGACGACGTCCTGCGCAAGTATGGCGAGAGCCCAATCGGGCGCTAG